Proteins encoded by one window of Carassius auratus strain Wakin chromosome 8, ASM336829v1, whole genome shotgun sequence:
- the LOC113107799 gene encoding acylamino-acid-releasing enzyme isoform X1 — translation MFSSRIPFHRLISRCAVMASKVLREAAEIAQLYRDQCRFPALCRADVGPVITSRFGGQYCNVYTEWTQRDLERNENVKFCRQYIVFHDDTSVVYSGPSGNCTEIKGELLSVDSPSGDMKAVLRESTIKGEDKQLLEIWHKNRKLKCLNLTTLNKHGKVYEDDQFGCLIWSHSETHLLYVAEKKRPKTESYFQQGPETGLLTDEEDTIKTDKKEETVLGQQFEYYEDWGEALVNKSSPVLCVLDIEGSNITVLEGIPADISPGQAFWSPNDTGLVFVGWWHEPFRLGLKYCANRRSSLFYVDLASGKCEQLSSSSSAVCSPRLSPDHCRVVYMECGVFGPHQQCNRLCMYDWYTKQTSVVVDVVQRARPDGFTGIYSSMLSPRCWSADSQRVLLSCAQRCRKDLLVVDTSTGEVTSLTSQSEEGSWSLLNIHRDLMVVSCSSPNCPPDLRVGFLPEKGSESKVSWVTLEETQPQADISWQTLNFSPPPEEDNSQYPGLDFNAILLKPKETTAGSKLPLIVMPHGGPHSVLVSEWFLSTSVLCKMGFGVLLVNYRGSLGFGQDSILSLPGNIGTQDVKDVQLAVDSVLKHGDFDEQKIAVVGGSHGGFLACHLIGQYPEFYKACVARNPVTNLASMIGSTDIPDWCLVEAGYEYNTDIHLEPAILEQMLNKSPIKHVSKVKTPVLLMLGEDDKRVPSKQGIEYYRALKALQVPVRLLWYPGNNHSLSKVDAESDGFMNSALWIIQHLSL, via the exons ATGTTCAGTTCCAGGATTCCTTTCCACCGACTTATTTCACGCTGTGCTGTCATGGCCTCAAAG GTTCTCCGGGAGGCGGCGGAGATCGCTCAGTTGTACCGGGATCAGTGTCGGTTCCCGGCGTTGTGTCGCGCTGATGTGGGACCGGTGATCACATCACGCTTCGGCGGACAATACTGCAATGTTTATACAG agTGGACTCAGCGGGATTTGGAGAGGAATGAAAATGTGAAGTTTTGTCGTCAGTACATTGTGTTTCATGATGACACATCAGTGGTCTACTCCGGACCCTCAGGAAACTGCACCGAAATCAAGGGAGA GCTGCTCAGTGTGGACTCTCCGTCCGGAGACATGAAGGCTGTGCTGAGAGAGAGCACCATTAAAGGAGAAGACAAGCAGCTCCTGGAG ATCTGGCACAAGAACAGGAAGCTGAAGTGTCTGAATCTGACGACTCTCAACAAACACGGCAAAGTGTATGAAGATG ATCAGTTCGGCTGCTTGATCTGGTCTCATTCAGAGACTCACCTCCTGTATGTAGCTGAGAAGAAACGACCCAAGACAGAGTCATACTTCCAG CAGGGGCCTGAGACGGGTCTCCTCACTGATGAAGAGGACACCATCAAGACCGACAAGAAGGAGGAGACCGTCCTG GGTCAGCAGTTTGAGTACTATGAGGACTGGGGTGAAGCTCTGGTGAATAAAAGCAGCCCAGTGCTCTGTGTGCTGGACATCGAAGGCAGTAACATCACTGTTCTGGAAGGAATCCCTGCTGACATCTCGCCAGGACAG GCATTCTGGTCTCCCAATGACACGGGGCTTGTGTTTGTGGGGTGGTGGCACGAGCCATTCAGACTGGGGCTCAAATACTGCGCCAACAGAAG GTCGTCTCTGTTTTATGTGGATCTGGCTAGTGGAAAATGTG AACAGTTATCATCTAGCTCCAGTGCTGTCTGCTCTCCTCGGCTGAGTCCTGACCACTGCCGTGTCGTTTATATGGAGTGTGGCGTCTTCGGTCCACACCAGCAGTGCAACCGTCTCTGTATG TATGACTGGTACACCAAGCAGACAAGTGTTGTGGTTGATGTGGTGCAGAGAGCCAGACCGG ATGGTTTCACTGGGATCTACAGCTCAATGCTTTCTCCCCGCTGCTGGTCAGCTGACAGTCAGCGTGTGCTTCTGTCCTGTGCTCAGAGATGCCGAAAG GATCTGTTGGTGGTTGATACTTCTACTGGAGAAGTCACGTCTCTCACCTCCC AGTCAGAGGAGGGGAGCTGGAGCTTGCTCAATATTCACAGAGATCTGATGGTGGTCAGCTGCTCTTCACCAAACTGCCCTCCAGACCTG CGGGTGGGTTTCCTGCCAGAGAAGGGTTCTGAAAGCAAGGTGTCATGGGTCACGCTGGAGGAGACTCAACCTCAGGCGGATATCAGCTGGCAGACTTTAAACTTCAGCCCTCCACCTGAGGAGGACAACAGCCAATACC CTGGTTTGGACTTTAATGCTATCCTACTGAAACCAAAGGAAACGACAGCAGGAAGCAAACTACCTCTCATTGTCATGCCACACG gTGGCCCTCATTCAGTGCTGGTGTCAGAGTGGTTCTTGTCCACATCAGTTCTGTGTAAGATGGGCTTCGGTGTCCTGCTTG TGAACTACAGAGGCTCACTTGGTTTTGGTCAAGATAGCATCCTCTCCTTACCAGGAAACATCGGTACACAGGATGTAAAAGACGTGCAG TTGGCAGTAGACAGTGTTTTGAAGCACGGTGACTTTGACGAGCAGAAGATCGCTGTGGTTGGAGGCTCTCATGGCGGATTCCTGGCTTGTCATCTGATTGGACAATATCCTGAGTTTTACAAGGCGTGTGTGGCCCGAAACCCCGTCACAAACCTGGCCTCCATGATCGGCAGCACAGACATCCCAGACTG gtgTTTGGTGGAAGCTGGATATGAATATAACACAGATATTCATCTTGAACCTGCTATTCTGGAGCAGATGTTAAACAAGTCACCCATAAAACATGTCAGCAAG GTAAAAACCCCAGTACTTCTGATGTTGGGGGAAGATGACAAGCGTGTTCCCAGCAAGCAGGGTATTGAATACTACAGAGCCCTGAAGGCATTGCAGGTACCAGTGAG ATTGTTGTGGTACCCAGGCAATAATCACTCTTTGTCCAAAGTTGACGCAGAATCGGATGGGTTCATGAACTCTGCTCTCTGGATCATCCAACATCTTTCTCTGTGA
- the LOC113107799 gene encoding acylamino-acid-releasing enzyme isoform X2 produces the protein MFSSRIPFHRLISRCAVMASKVLREAAEIAQLYRDQCRFPALCRADVGPVITSRFGGQYCNVYTEWTQRDLERNENVKFCRQYIVFHDDTSVVYSGPSGNCTEIKGELLSVDSPSGDMKAVLRESTIKGEDKQLLEIWHKNRKLKCLNLTTLNKHGKVYEDDQFGCLIWSHSETHLLYVAEKKRPKTESYFQGPETGLLTDEEDTIKTDKKEETVLGQQFEYYEDWGEALVNKSSPVLCVLDIEGSNITVLEGIPADISPGQAFWSPNDTGLVFVGWWHEPFRLGLKYCANRRSSLFYVDLASGKCEQLSSSSSAVCSPRLSPDHCRVVYMECGVFGPHQQCNRLCMYDWYTKQTSVVVDVVQRARPDGFTGIYSSMLSPRCWSADSQRVLLSCAQRCRKDLLVVDTSTGEVTSLTSQSEEGSWSLLNIHRDLMVVSCSSPNCPPDLRVGFLPEKGSESKVSWVTLEETQPQADISWQTLNFSPPPEEDNSQYPGLDFNAILLKPKETTAGSKLPLIVMPHGGPHSVLVSEWFLSTSVLCKMGFGVLLVNYRGSLGFGQDSILSLPGNIGTQDVKDVQLAVDSVLKHGDFDEQKIAVVGGSHGGFLACHLIGQYPEFYKACVARNPVTNLASMIGSTDIPDWCLVEAGYEYNTDIHLEPAILEQMLNKSPIKHVSKVKTPVLLMLGEDDKRVPSKQGIEYYRALKALQVPVRLLWYPGNNHSLSKVDAESDGFMNSALWIIQHLSL, from the exons ATGTTCAGTTCCAGGATTCCTTTCCACCGACTTATTTCACGCTGTGCTGTCATGGCCTCAAAG GTTCTCCGGGAGGCGGCGGAGATCGCTCAGTTGTACCGGGATCAGTGTCGGTTCCCGGCGTTGTGTCGCGCTGATGTGGGACCGGTGATCACATCACGCTTCGGCGGACAATACTGCAATGTTTATACAG agTGGACTCAGCGGGATTTGGAGAGGAATGAAAATGTGAAGTTTTGTCGTCAGTACATTGTGTTTCATGATGACACATCAGTGGTCTACTCCGGACCCTCAGGAAACTGCACCGAAATCAAGGGAGA GCTGCTCAGTGTGGACTCTCCGTCCGGAGACATGAAGGCTGTGCTGAGAGAGAGCACCATTAAAGGAGAAGACAAGCAGCTCCTGGAG ATCTGGCACAAGAACAGGAAGCTGAAGTGTCTGAATCTGACGACTCTCAACAAACACGGCAAAGTGTATGAAGATG ATCAGTTCGGCTGCTTGATCTGGTCTCATTCAGAGACTCACCTCCTGTATGTAGCTGAGAAGAAACGACCCAAGACAGAGTCATACTTCCAG GGGCCTGAGACGGGTCTCCTCACTGATGAAGAGGACACCATCAAGACCGACAAGAAGGAGGAGACCGTCCTG GGTCAGCAGTTTGAGTACTATGAGGACTGGGGTGAAGCTCTGGTGAATAAAAGCAGCCCAGTGCTCTGTGTGCTGGACATCGAAGGCAGTAACATCACTGTTCTGGAAGGAATCCCTGCTGACATCTCGCCAGGACAG GCATTCTGGTCTCCCAATGACACGGGGCTTGTGTTTGTGGGGTGGTGGCACGAGCCATTCAGACTGGGGCTCAAATACTGCGCCAACAGAAG GTCGTCTCTGTTTTATGTGGATCTGGCTAGTGGAAAATGTG AACAGTTATCATCTAGCTCCAGTGCTGTCTGCTCTCCTCGGCTGAGTCCTGACCACTGCCGTGTCGTTTATATGGAGTGTGGCGTCTTCGGTCCACACCAGCAGTGCAACCGTCTCTGTATG TATGACTGGTACACCAAGCAGACAAGTGTTGTGGTTGATGTGGTGCAGAGAGCCAGACCGG ATGGTTTCACTGGGATCTACAGCTCAATGCTTTCTCCCCGCTGCTGGTCAGCTGACAGTCAGCGTGTGCTTCTGTCCTGTGCTCAGAGATGCCGAAAG GATCTGTTGGTGGTTGATACTTCTACTGGAGAAGTCACGTCTCTCACCTCCC AGTCAGAGGAGGGGAGCTGGAGCTTGCTCAATATTCACAGAGATCTGATGGTGGTCAGCTGCTCTTCACCAAACTGCCCTCCAGACCTG CGGGTGGGTTTCCTGCCAGAGAAGGGTTCTGAAAGCAAGGTGTCATGGGTCACGCTGGAGGAGACTCAACCTCAGGCGGATATCAGCTGGCAGACTTTAAACTTCAGCCCTCCACCTGAGGAGGACAACAGCCAATACC CTGGTTTGGACTTTAATGCTATCCTACTGAAACCAAAGGAAACGACAGCAGGAAGCAAACTACCTCTCATTGTCATGCCACACG gTGGCCCTCATTCAGTGCTGGTGTCAGAGTGGTTCTTGTCCACATCAGTTCTGTGTAAGATGGGCTTCGGTGTCCTGCTTG TGAACTACAGAGGCTCACTTGGTTTTGGTCAAGATAGCATCCTCTCCTTACCAGGAAACATCGGTACACAGGATGTAAAAGACGTGCAG TTGGCAGTAGACAGTGTTTTGAAGCACGGTGACTTTGACGAGCAGAAGATCGCTGTGGTTGGAGGCTCTCATGGCGGATTCCTGGCTTGTCATCTGATTGGACAATATCCTGAGTTTTACAAGGCGTGTGTGGCCCGAAACCCCGTCACAAACCTGGCCTCCATGATCGGCAGCACAGACATCCCAGACTG gtgTTTGGTGGAAGCTGGATATGAATATAACACAGATATTCATCTTGAACCTGCTATTCTGGAGCAGATGTTAAACAAGTCACCCATAAAACATGTCAGCAAG GTAAAAACCCCAGTACTTCTGATGTTGGGGGAAGATGACAAGCGTGTTCCCAGCAAGCAGGGTATTGAATACTACAGAGCCCTGAAGGCATTGCAGGTACCAGTGAG ATTGTTGTGGTACCCAGGCAATAATCACTCTTTGTCCAAAGTTGACGCAGAATCGGATGGGTTCATGAACTCTGCTCTCTGGATCATCCAACATCTTTCTCTGTGA